Sequence from the Rutidosis leptorrhynchoides isolate AG116_Rl617_1_P2 chromosome 3, CSIRO_AGI_Rlap_v1, whole genome shotgun sequence genome:
AGAACACCTTATTTCCACTTGTATCGATGAAACCCAAATTAGGGTTCATCACAGTCGGGTTatctttctttcttaattcttctGGGGTTAAATTGGGTtttaattcttcttcttctctaatcAGTTCCTGTAAGCAACTAAATCGATTGTGATTTGTTACTCCCATCGGTTTACAGTGGTTAGGGTTTACCCTAATCACTTTAATCGATTATTTTGATGCAATAACAGGGTTTGAAGGTTTTACCTTCACCCACGTGTTCGATTTATGAGGTAAATTGATGGTAGTGTTACCTCGTGTAGTTGCCGTTGCAGGTGACCTGTGGTTGCCGTTGCAGGTGACCGGTGGTTGCCGCCGGTGACTATTCGACTGCTGCCGGTTTCCTCTGCCATCACACCTCTACCAGGTTCCGGTTTGTGCAACCATTTGGGATATCCAAGAAGTTTAAAGCAATTGATTATCGTGTGTCCTGGAAttccacaataaacacaactcagaTGGTGGTTTGTGATGACGGTTTCAGTTTTAGTTTCAGTTTTGGTTAATGGTTGACAGAGAATATCCAGGTAACTTCTTCCATTATATGTTGAGCTACCGTCTAAAATCGACATGGCAGCTTGATTTACTGAGCTACCGTCGATTTGAGACATGGTGGCTTTATTTTGGTAGATGATTGAGCCATAAATCGTTGCTATGATCAACaatcccgctctgataccatgataaTTTTGAAAGAATTAACAGATTTCTGAATGTATTGATCAGTTTGTATATAATAAACTTGAATTAATTCTTTACAGATCCATTTACAAGTGTGTTTTATAAACACATTACATAACCGTCTAAAGGGAATGGGTCCAATTGTACTTTGGAACCTCCTTTTACATATATGGAAATAAACTGTTTTTACTTGGTTGTTGTAGCCGTTGAACTCACTTATGTTATCTTGTGACCTTCCATAAAGGGAAATGATGAAGTCAACACTTCTGATCCCAAAGTCAAATTACCCAAAAAAGGTAATTTGACACTTGACCTCAATTGATTTTGTTATTCTAACATGAATTATATCCGAAAAAATGTTTTTTGACAACTAATAAATCTATTTCACAATTTGCCTCTGGTATATATTTGTATGAAAGTTCCAATAGTTATAATAAACAAAAATCACACCAGAAATTAGAATAGATGATTATTGTAATTAACCAAGATAGTAACCTTCTTTCTGCTTTAAATTAGTGTTCAATTCCTCAAAATGGTCACCGAATTTGGCACCACAGTTCTCTCCACATATCACCAAAATCAAATTAGTAACAGGTTTTATTATTAAAATGGTATTTTTAATATTGAACTGACAGGATATATAAATCAATGTTAGCATTACTTTTAACCAAATGTAGTGAACTTATATTCTAACAACGAGATTCTAACATGAGTTATGCTAATACTAAATTCCTAGCAGTTGTCTTCATTTTAAACATGTTTGGCAGATACTTTAGCGTCTTTGAAAAATAATGATCCATAATCTTTGCGCCACCACTTCACGTTCTCTCGGAATGTATGTACAGTTTCGTGGGATTCGTTTTACTGAGTGATTGTGTGTTTTTTGTTGtacatgaaaatatataaaataaatttgtTTTTGAAGAAGAATAAATTGATGTATAAAAAAGACGTTAGGCTGTAATGCCTTGAAGGCTTGAAACAATAGCATCGTGACTCGTGGCAATAACTAGCGTCAATATTGCCTTTGTATAGGGGCCTCATTTTCGCTGTTTTTCGCCAGCTCTGAGGCATTTTTAAAAAGCACCGGTTATAAGAAGCAGTCTAGCCCCACAGCACCTAACTGGCCTATGCTCAACCCCTAGTCGAGAGATAAATTATGAGGGGAAGACTTCTATTTCTTATTGATACTAGTACTAGTATATTTAGTTATTTACGTCTCCTACTCTCCTATTATCCTCCTATAAGTTTAAGTTGGGCTTTGGCTCAAATATGGTTACAGTTTGCAACATAATATGGGCCAGGGCATTACACCATTAATGCATCGTCTCAAAACTCACAATTGTATTCCGTATTTAATTAAAGCGATCAGGGGTTTTAAGCAATTTTAAGATATTTACGTGTTTTACATTTTCAAGCGATCAGAGTAATCAATCTTCAAATTTATTTACTTCAAGCGATCAGGGGTTTTGAGCAATTCAAGCGATTCTCTAATTCCTCTAATCTTTGATTTGATCCGTTTTGGTGTCTTGATTTGCCCTTGCCTTCAGCAACGATGAGAAGTAAGACATTGAGAAGCATGACGGTGACGGTTTTGAGCTCTGACGGGTCAGCCTTGCCTACTCAAGTCACCGTGACTGTTCCAATAAAAGGAGTAAACAACGATCTTATTCGGGCTTTGAGCACCGCCTGTTCTTTGAGAGACGATGAAACTCTATTGGTGGCTATGGTATGTACCATAAGAAGCCTTATTCTCCGAGCTTAATTAATTTTGGGGTTTTTTTTCAAAGATATGACAAGTTTATAAGTATAGTATAATTATTTTTTTCGTGTGTGCAGACATTCCTCAACAGCATAACTCATTTCTTGGATAGATTAGATGAGTCATTAGATGTAGTCTTGGATTCTAGAGTGCTCGTTGCTTATAGGCTACTTAAGAATGAGGATTCATGGCCCATGGTCGTGTTTATACATAATAGTGGTGAATATCTCGAAAGGTTTGGGATTCCTATGGTAGCCAGGATTCATCCAGATCATTGCAACGGTGTCGAGATGCGTCCGAAATTTCTCGAGTTAGTCAATCCATTTCATGTTGGAGAAGCATCATCTTGTGTAAATGAAAGATTTGAATTCTTTATGACTATCGACCGCTTTACTTTAGAAGTATCAGACACGGTGATGGATAATGAATTATTAGTGGTCCCATCATCTGGTGAAATTTGTGTGTTTGCTGCGTGGCCTGATGAAATGTTGAAACAATATGATACTGAAATTCTTAGCCATTCACCTCCAAACGATGAGCTACCAGATAATGTGGTATCATTGTATCAATGTCTTGAAAGGTTGTTGAGGGAAACAACTGAAAGTAAAAAATCTTTGGAGCAATCGATTGATGGCAATGATACCGATTTGGAACTAAACGAGTGGTGGTATTTGCAGAGTGTGAAACATCAAAAACATATTTTGATTCGTGGTGATTGCCGATTTATGTCGATTTATGTATTCGTGGTGGGTTTTTGTCAAATGTTGCGATGCAGGCTTTTTCGTTTAGATTGCTTCGAGAGTGAGTTTTAGAATCGTGGATGTTGTAGTTGTCAACTAATCTTGTATTGTTTTAGTTGATTCGTGTTGAAGTCATTACGTTGTAGAATGTCGGAGGTCGTGTTATGTAATCCCTAGCATCTTgctaatttaattaatttaatataattattgccTTTCGAAAAAAAAAGATGCTTGAGAAATGTATGAGAAGAGAAATATATTTGGAAAAAAGGGTGAGTGAGTTAACTCGAGTTGAACACAAAGAGGAAGGTGAACATGTGTTAGAGGAGTTGTATGAAGCAAGCAACACATCTTTGGTTTTAATGGAAACTTGtagagaattattatttgaaatgcaGATGTTAGAGGTCTATCATAACTGGGAAGTTCACCAAGGAGCAGAATCTAAAGATGAGATACAGAAACTTAAAGGTTATTTAACTGAAGCAGAGTGCTTGGTTGAAAAATATCAAGACAAGTGTTCGGAACTCGAGGATGAATGCAAGAAGGTGATTTCGGTTGAGAAAGAGGTTAATGATGTTAAAGTTAAGCTACAACACGCAGAGGCATGCCATGAAGCTATTAAGGATGAGAAAAACATGTTACGCTCTGCATTTGAAGAAATGAAGAAGAATAATAAATTTTCACAATTTGAGGCGAAGAAGGAAATTAGGTCAGTTACGGATAGGATTAAAAGCTTAGAGACGACTTTGCATCGAATGGAGGAAGCCAGCAAGGCATCTGCTAAAGACACAAGTCTTTGCAGTAAAATGTTGACATATGTGGTTATGCATCAGATGTCACTTGAAAGAGAACGACAACAGTAGCAGGTTCAAATATAAATATAATGCACCACACATACTCAGTATTGATTTATTTTCTATTTTTtccattattattatcaacaaattATGTACGAATGCTGAATGCTGATATCTATGTTGAAAGATGACAACTTTTTCTTGGTGAATAGCTTAAAGAAAACAGACCCAGGTCCTGAATTTTGGGCAGCTGGCTcttcgaaaatttttgggtcatcatatTTTTTAATACACACACTATTATCACACTTTAGACACTTTCAATCATTCTAACTATTCAACTATAGCCAACTTCTTTCCACTCGTATGACCCATAAGTGACACACACAAACCAAATTATTCTATTCTTAAGCAAACGGGTCAAAATCACATAACTAAAGATATGATCATCTCCTGAGTAATGTTTAAAGGTTTTTGTTACCATTGTTGAAAATTCCGAGTCATGTCCAAAATCCAAATGGTAATTTCAAAACTACCCTTGTATACCCTGTAATGTAAGAAGCTTTGCCACTGGCACTACGAATCACAACCTGGGGCGGACTTAAGTGGGGGCAGGGGGCGCCCGCCTCCAGTTGATTTTGAAATTTTAGtggaaaaattttggatttttcgactttttcCCGGGGTtatccacccccccccccccctctctccTCTCAAAACATATATATTTTGTCCCCAAACCTTAAAGTTTTTCCCAAAAATCTCTAAATTTTgccctaaaaccttcaaattttgtccacaaaccttcaaattttacccaAATAACTCATATTTTACCTAAAATGTTAATCGACAACTAAAACAATCTATTTGACAATTTGCCTCATGTAGATATTCGTATGAAAGTTCCAATAGTTACAGTAAACAAATCCCACAAGAAATTAGATTAGAAAATTATTGTAATTAACCACGAAAGTAAATTTTTTTCTGCTTTAAATTAGTGTCCAATTCCTCAAAATCGTCGCCAGAATTTGGCACCTCAGTTCTCTCTCCACATATAACCAAAATAACACTATTAACATAGGTTTTAATTTAAAACGGTATTTTTAATTCTTAATAGGGACTATCACTAAAATGCTCATTTTTGTTCACCTTTTTGCGTTGgagcccaaattttttttttttttgccaaattgcccgcgcaaggcgcaaggtgccttgcgccttgcgtccttgcaccTGGGGGTGCCtattgcgaccttgcttcccggggacgcaaggtgccttttgcgaccttgcttccgggggacgcaaggacgcaaggtgcctcttgctcctgcCTGATCGTTTTCCTtcagacatttcatcgaacaccttatTATGTGCATGCACAAAATGTAAATGTAATGCACCACACATCTGCTGCTAAAGAAACAAGTATTTGTTGCAAACTGTTGACGTATGTGGTTATGCATCAGCTGTCACTTGAAAGAGAACGCCAACAGTAGTAGCAGGTTCTAATATAAATGTAATGCACCACACATTGTTAGTATTgatttattttctatttttttcattattattattatcaacaaattATGTATGAATTTTGTTGCAAACTGTTGACGTATGTGGTTATGCATCAGCTGTCACTTGAAAGAGAACGCCAACAACGCCAACAGTAGCAGGTTCTAATATAAATGTAATGCACCACACATTGTTAGTATTgatttattttctatttttttcattattattattatcaacaaattATGTATGAATTTTGTTGCAAACTGTTGACGTATGTGGTTATGCATCAGCTGTCACTTGAAAGAGAACGCCAACAGTATGTGATTTATCTTCCACgccttgggaaggaagactttcgatataaggcacCATGGCTCCATTATCGTTGGCACCACGCCTAGCTCTGATGCCATTTGTAAGATCGCATAGTCCAAACACAATATGTGTGCAATATAAGcctaagagtccatccttttctaaaacaaattggtattagagggacttcccctttgacttatatacatacatttgtttttgtctccctcctatgtgggataggtttgcaccccaacaattTATGTTGAAACATGACAACTTTTCTTGGTGAATAGCTTAAAGACAACAGACACAGGTCCTGAATGATGTGTTGGTTATTTACTGGAATTATTATGCAGTATTTCAGCTTCTTGGTTAAATAAGACACGCAACATGTCTGTAATGCAGTCCACTGAGACTATAAGATACATTCAAGGTCAACTAATAGGTGTACTTCAAGAGTTCATTGTCAAGGTTCGTTAAGTCTAGGTAATTCATATAGATGGTTTTGGGCAGCTGGTTCTTCCAAAATCTTAGGTCATCATATAATTTTGTAATACGTATTATAATCACACTTCAGCTGATTTTCAAGCATTCTAACTATTCAATTGTAGTGAACTTCATTCCACTTATTTGACCCATAAGTGACAAACACAACCCAAATTGACACATACGTCGCAAGATATTTCAGTGGCTGGGGCCTGATATCCTTGCAAGAGGTAAGGTTTGAATCTTGTAGTGGCCAGAGAAGGGTAAGAAACAACGTACATTATAGTATGGGGTTGGATTCTCACCCTTTCGGCTAATCTGAACGGGAAAAAGCTTATAACTTTAAGCAAACGGCTCAAAAACTCATAACTAAAGATTTGATCCTTATCCGAGtaatgtttaaaggtttttattacCTCAGCAGAAAATTCCGAGTCATAGCCAAATGGTTTTTCCGCAACTACTGTTGTATACCATGTATTGGAAGAAGCTTTGCCACTGGTACTAGAAATCACATTTACAACAATGTTGATTGACAACCAAAACAATCTCTTTGACAATTTACCTcctgtatatatttgtataaaagTTCCAATAGTTTTAATAAACATATCACACATGAAAATTGGTTAAAGAATCACACATGAAAATTGGTTCAAAAAATTATACTAACTATCAAAGAAAGTAAACTTCTTTCTGCTTTTAAATTAGTGTCCAATTCTTCAAAATTGTAACCGAAATTTGGCACCACAGTTCTCTCCACATATAGCCAAAATCACATTAGTAACATAGGTCTTAttttaaacaattttttttaatattGAACTGAAAGCCTATATAAATCAATGTTAGCATTACCTTTAACCAATTGTTGTGAATGAAAATTTTTAACAGGAGATTCTAACATAAGTTAAATTTCAAGCAATCGTCTTCATTTCATATTGCTTGAATTTGTACAATTTTTTTTATCGTAACTTATTCAAAGTATGCTCACTAACTTGATTACTATTCTCGCCTCTAATTTTAACATGTAATATGCGCATATCTGCACATGCGGAATTCGAGCAGATAATTACGCTTAAACGCAGTCAAAGGTATTTGGCGCGCAAGTTGTTCTTATTTATTGCACGCCAGTTCACCAATATTACATGAGCGTGTATTTCTCATGCGGTTGCGTGGCAGGCGCACATCACCTGTTGAGTCGGTTAACAATTTTTATTCTGGCGAAGATACTTTTTATAATTATACTCAAATATCTTGAGAGTTTGTTATGGATGGGATATGGTTGtttggatggttctagaattagagtTTGATTATGAGTATGAACCTTAGACCTCCACAAAACATACAACAATCGACATAGCTTTTACTCTATCAGATTAACTTAAAATTCCAGGTTTCTCTAAGGTTTCTAGGTCAGTCACTCTTGGCGGTAACTTACTAACCGTTTCTTGGTCATTGGCCAACGAACGTTGTTAATGACGGGCTTAAAATTTAACCACCATATCAATATCTTCATACCGTTTTGGCCATCCATGATTTATGAACTAGAAAGTTAAATCTTAAGATACTTAAATCCGACATTGCAATCAAAGATATATTTGCCCTTCGACAAATAGTTAAAATACATTCTTAATCAACATGTCTTGTGTCAGGCTTATGTTGACATGGGTTGTGATATAATACGAACAACAAATTATTAGGGGAGGCTTGTGTTTATTATTAGCATATTCACATTCTGCAATGTAAATGAGCCTAAATTACGAATGGAGTCCAGAATATGGAAAATTGGTTAAAATGACCCAATTTTTGAAAGTGTTTAACAATATAACTTCAAAAATTGGAAATTGTAAAAATGCTCTGTGACCACGCATCACGCACCACACATGATGCGTGTAACATGGTGTGTGATGCTTGTATACGAGATAATGACCGAGACATGAATTTTCC
This genomic interval carries:
- the LOC139896401 gene encoding ubiquitin carboxyl-terminal hydrolase 8-like isoform X1, yielding MVDREYPATMRSKTLRSMTVTVLSSDGSALPTQVTVTVPIKGVNNDLIRALSTACSLRDDETLLVAMTFLNSITHFLDRLDESLDVVLDSRVLVAYRLLKNEDSWPMVVFIHNSGEYLERFGIPMVARIHPDHCNGVEMRPKFLELVNPFHVGEASSCVNERFEFFMTIDRFTLEVSDTVMDNELLVVPSSGEICVFAAWPDEMLKQYDTEILSHSPPNDELPDNVVSLYQCLERLLRETTESKKSLEQSIDGNDTDLELNEWWYLQSVKHQKHILIRGDCRFMSIYVFVVGFCQMLRCRLFRLDCFESEF
- the LOC139896401 gene encoding ubiquitin carboxyl-terminal hydrolase 8-like isoform X2; amino-acid sequence: MRSKTLRSMTVTVLSSDGSALPTQVTVTVPIKGVNNDLIRALSTACSLRDDETLLVAMTFLNSITHFLDRLDESLDVVLDSRVLVAYRLLKNEDSWPMVVFIHNSGEYLERFGIPMVARIHPDHCNGVEMRPKFLELVNPFHVGEASSCVNERFEFFMTIDRFTLEVSDTVMDNELLVVPSSGEICVFAAWPDEMLKQYDTEILSHSPPNDELPDNVVSLYQCLERLLRETTESKKSLEQSIDGNDTDLELNEWWYLQSVKHQKHILIRGDCRFMSIYVFVVGFCQMLRCRLFRLDCFESEF
- the LOC139900136 gene encoding uncharacterized protein codes for the protein MLEKCMRREIYLEKRVSELTRVEHKEEGEHVLEELYEASNTSLVLMETCRELLFEMQMLEVYHNWEVHQGAESKDEIQKLKGYLTEAECLVEKYQDKCSELEDECKKVISVEKEVNDVKVKLQHAEACHEAIKDEKNMLRSAFEEMKKNNKFSQFEAKKEIRSVTDRIKSLETTLHRMEEASKASAKDTSLCSKMLTYVVMHQMSLERERQQ